The Hymenobacter oligotrophus genome segment CGTTTGAGTTTAAACCGCTGGAGAAGGGTTACGGCGTGACGATCGGCAACGCGCTACGTCGCATTCTGCTGTCGTCGCTCGAGGGGTACGCGATTACCTCGGTCCGCACGAGCAACGTGCTGCACGAGTTTCAGACCATTGAGGGTGTCATAGAGGACATGTCAGAAATCATTTTGAACCTGAAGCAAGTTCGGTTCAAAAAGATTAACGATGTTATCGAAGACAAAATCACGGTTCGCATCAGCGGACAAGAATCCTTCACTGCCGGCGATATCAACAAGTTCACCAACGGTTTCCAAGTGCTGAACCCGGATCTGGTGATCTGCAACATTGACCCGAGCACTTCGCTGGAGTTTGAGTTTACGGTTCAGAAGGGCCGTGGCTACGTACCGGCAGAAGAGAACAAGCCGGCTGACCAAGTATTCGGTCAGATTGCGATTGATGCCATCTTCACGCCGATCAAGAACGTGAAGTACAGCATTGAGAACACCCGCGTGGAGCAGAAGACAGACTATGAAAAGCTGCTGCTCGAAATTCACACGGACGGCTCGATTCATCCGGAGGATGCGCTGAAAGGAGCTGCCAACATCCTGATTCAGCACTTCATGTTGTTCTCGGACAACACGATGACCTTCGAAACGGCTAAAGCCGAGGAGGAGACCAGCGTGGACGAAGAGACGCTGCACATGCGCAAGGTCCTCAAGACCCCGCTGCAGGACATGGACCTGTCGGTGCGTGCTTACAACTGCTTGAAGGCGGCCGACATCAAGACGCTTGGCGACCTAGTGCAACTGGACCTCGCCGACATGATGAAGTTCCGTAACTTCGGTAAGAAGTCGCTGACCGAGCTGGAGAACCTCGTTGAGGAAAAAGGCCTCCACTTTGGTATGGACGTGTCGCGGTTCCGCCTCGACGAAGAATAGCCTCCAATTTTTTTTTAGTGTGCCCTAGGGGCGGCGGTTCAAATGTGGTTTAGGCCCGCCGTGGTCGTCGCTCGCAAGCACATCACTTTCATTTCTTATTTGTCCGATGAGACACGGTAAAAAAGACAATCACCTCGGCCGTACCACCGCTCACCGCGGTGCCATGCTGTCGAACATGGCTTCGTCGCTGATCCTGCACAAGCGCATCACCACGACGACGGCCAAGGCTAAAGAACTGCGTAAGTACGTTGAGCCTCTGCTGACCCGCTCGAAAGAAGACACGACGCACTCGCGCCGTATGGTATTCGCCGAGCTGCAGAACAAAGAATCGGTGAAGGAGCTGTTCGGTGAAGTGGCTGGCAAAATTGCCAACCGTCCCGGTGGCTACACCCGCATCATCAAGCTGAGCGCCGGCCGTGCTGGTGACAACGCCGACATGTGCATCATCGAGCTGGTTGACTACAACGAAACCCTGCTGGAAGCCAAGAACGCTGGTGCTGCGAAAACGACTACCCGTCGTTCGCGCCGCGGTGGCAAGAAAGCCGAAGGTGCTGCAGCTCCAGCTGCTACCACCGAAGCTGCTCCTGCTACGGAAGCTCCGGCTGCTGACGCTGCTTCGACCGAAGAAGCTGCTTCGTAAGCAACGCCACTTTATAGGAAAGGGCACCCAATTTGGGTGCCCTTTTTCTTTGCCCTTGAGCAACAAGCCATGGTTGGCTGAGTAAAGGCATCAAGAAGCGAATTGAGTACCTTGCTGCCCCGTAGCCATGCACGCATCCGTTGTGGGTGATTGCGGAGCACTGTTATAATACCTTTTTCACCTTTCACCTTTTCTCGATATGAGCATTATCGCCGCCATCAACGCCCGGCAAATCTTCGACTCGCGCGGTAACCCGACTGTGGAAGTAGACGTGACTACCGACAACGGCGTAGTAGGCCGTGCTGCGGTGCCATCGGGCGCTTCTACGGGCAAGCACGAAGCTGTAGAGCTGCGCGACGACGATAAGTCGAAATACATGGGTAAGGGCGTGCTGAAGGCGGTTGAGAACGTCAACAGCAAAATTGCCGAAGAGCTGGTTGGCTTTTCGGTGTACGAGCAAAGCCTGCTCGACAAGATTATGCTGGAACTCGACGGTACGCCGAACAAGGCTAACCTAGGTGCCAACGCCATCTTGGGCGTATCGCTGGCAATAGCTCGGGCTGCTGCTCAGGAAGCTGGCATGCCGCTGTACCGTTACGTGGGTGGGGTGAATGCCTCGACGCTGCCGGTGCCGATGATGAACATCCTGAACGGTGGTTCGCACGCCGATAACAGCATCGACTTTCAGGAGTTCATGGTTATGCCGGTGGGCGCGGAGTCGTTCACGGAGGCGTTGCGTTGGGGTTCGGAAATTTTCCATAACCTGAAGAGCGTGCTGAAAAAGCAGGGCTTGAGCACCAACGTAGGCGACGAAGGCGGCTTTGCACCGAACATCAAATCGAACGAGGCGGCCATTGAGGTGGTGCTGCAAGCCATTGAGGCTGCAGGCTACAAGCCCGGCGACGACGTAATGATTGCGCTTGACGCAGCAGCTTCGGAGTTCTACTCCGATGGCCACTACCACTTCAAGAAGAGTACCGGCGACAAGCTGACGTCGTCGGAAATGGCTACGTACTGGGCTGACTGGACGCGTCGCTATCCGATCATCAGCATTGAGGACGGCCTTGACGAGGACGACTGGGCTGGTTGGAAGCAGCTGACCGACGAGGTGGGCAACAACGTGCAACTGGTGGGCGACGACTTGTTCGTAACGAACGTGAAGCGCATTCAGGAGGGTATTGAGAAAGGTGTGGCCAACGCCATCCTCATCAAAGTAAACCAAATTGGTTCGCTCACTGAAACCATCGACGCCATCAACCTAGGCCGTCGTCATCAGTACAAGAGCATCATGTCGCACCGTTCGGGCGAAACGGAGGACAACACCATTGCCGACTTGGCAGTGGCGCTGAACACGGGCCAGATCAAAACGGGTTCGATGTCGCGTTCCGACCGTATGGCCAAATACAACCAGCTGTTGCGTATTGAGCAGGAACTGGGTGAAGTAGCCTACTACCCTGGCCGCAACATGTAATAGCACCCTAGCCTACCTGGGCTAGCGCGGGGCCGCAGTTTTTTCGGAAACTGCGGCCCCGTTGTTTCCTGCCTAGGTGATTTTGGGCTTCAGCGGCAGCAAGAGCTAAATAATCGGACTGAGGCGCGAAACCACCTGGCACAGCGTTTATCTTTGAAGTATGGCTCTACCCGAAGTGTTCGATCGTGTGCCGCGCTTTCTGCGCAGCTTCTACTTCCTCACCGGCATGACCTTTTTGGTGTGGATGACGCTTTTTGACGCGAACGACCTGCTGAAGCAATACGAGATGTACGACAAGTGGCGCGAGCTGCAGGTGCAGAAGGAGTACTACACGGGCAAAATTGCGGAGGTGAAGAAAGACCGCGCCGAACTGCTCAGTAGCCCCGAAATGCTGGAGAAATTTGCCCGTGAAAAGTACGTGATGAAGCGCCCTGGCGAAGATGTATTCGTGCTGGTGCCGCAGGAGGAAGATTAGCCCTAGGAAGAGCAGACAGGTATTGAAGCACGGCCGCAAGCCGTGCTTTTTTGTTTCGCCAAGCAGCGCAGCAAGGTGCTAGCTGCCCATTAGGCACAGCTATTGCGTTGAAGCACTGCATGAGGCAGCCCACCAACCCGAAAGCACACTTACGACGCTGGTTAGCAGTAACCCTGATGTTGCTGCTGAGTACAGCGGCCCGGGCTAGGCCTTCGCAATTGCAAATAGCCCGGCAGTTTTTGCTGGCGGTGCTGGGTGGCAAGTACGACGACGCCTACCGAATGCTGGCACCCGAGGTAAAAGTCAGCGTAAGTCCGGTGCGTTTTCGGGCGGCGGCTGAGCCTATCTACCGGCAAGGGCAGCAGCGGGGTGCCGGTATCGATTTATATCGGCTGGGTTTGCGCATTGGCGAGAACGACCAAGTGCGCTGGTTTTACGCGTTTACTTTTAAAAGCGACTCGTTGGTCAAAGCCCCACAGCAGCTCGACGTATCGTTCCGAGACTCGGCTGCTACGGGCGTACTGGAGTTCAGAATGGTGCCACCCGCTGCCGAAAGCTCGCCGGGAAGCCCTAGGTAGTTGTCTCAAACCAACAGCTGTGCAGCTAGCCAGGCAACGAAATTTTGCCCATGTGCACGGCTGGTACGCGCTGGCGGCCCGAACCCATAGCTACGCCGGAGCCAGCCAGCGCCTCGTTGGCCAGCACAGCAAACAGCACGGCTTCCTTGGCATCGGGGGCTACGCCTAGGTGCTGCGTATCGGCGAAGTGGCAGCGGGGCAGGCGCTGCCGGATGGCAGCCATAAGCGTGGGGTTGTGCATGCCGCCGCCGCTGGCGTACACTGCCGCCGCGGGCTCAGGCCCAAAAGCCTGCTTAGCTGCTCGGGCAATGCCCTCGGCGCTGAGCTCGTTAAGCGTAGCCAGCAGATCGGTGGGGGAGAGGGTACTGGTACCGCTGCGCTGTTGCGCCGCCCGCACGTAGGCCGGGTTAAACAACTCTGGGCCGGTGGTTTTGGGCAGTTCAGCAGCGAAAAACGGATGATCGAGCAAAGCTTGAAGCAGCGCAGCGTTGCTGGTGCCGGCGGCAGCGAATTGGCCATCGGGGTCGTAGCTGTGCTCGGGAAACAGCTCGCGCACGAAAGCATCGAGCAAGGTATTGCCCGGGCCCACATCGGTGCTGAACACGGCCGCGGCATCAAGCGAAGCCGGCAGGTAAGTGAAGTTGGCAATGCCCCCTAGGTTCAGCAGCAGCCGATCTTCAGATGAGCTAGAGAAGAGCAAATAATCGCCGTACACGGCCAAGGGTGCGCCCTCGCCACCGGCGGCCACATGCTTCTGCCGAAAATCGCTGAGCGTGATGATGCCCGTGCGCACGGCTACGTGGTCGCCGTCGGCGAGCTGTAGGGTGGCGTTGTGCGGGTACTCCGGGCGCTGGTGTTGATGCTCGGGCGCATGGTATACGGTTTGGCCGTGGCTGGCTACGGCGTCTACTTCGGTAGGGCTAATGCCCCAGCTGTGTAAGCACTCGAGCACCAACTGGCCATGCAGCGTGCCCAGCCAGGCGTTCAGCAAGGTAAGTTCTTCTAGCTGCACCTCGGCCCGGGCAAATACCCGGCGTATGCGTGTGCGCACGTCGTCGGGGTAAGGTACGGTGGCAAACTGCTCCAGCGTGAGGCGCGTGGCCGGGCCGCTGCCCTCGAGCCGGCACAAAGCCACGTCGAGGCCATCGAGCGAAGTACCCGACATGAGGCCGATGATGCGGCGGCTGGGTTGCTGGGCAATTTGGCAGAGGCGAGTGAGGTGCGGGTTCATGCGGCTAATGTACTGCACCTACGAACACGCCACGCCTGGCGGAGTTGTAGCTTAGCAACACACATTGCTGCGTAGTTATGGCCAAAGCAGACCTCGCAACCCTAGGTGAAGTGTATGCCGCCAACCGACAGGAATGGCGGCAGTGGCTAACCCAAAACCACGCCGCGGCCGCCGGGGTGTGGCTGGTATACTACAAGAAAGCGAGCGGACGACCCAGCATTAGCTGGGCCGAAGCAGTGGAGGAAGCGTTGTGTTTTGGTTGGATTGACTCCAAAGCCAATACCATTGACGAGCACCGCTACAAACAAGTGTTTACGCCGCGCAAACCGCGCAGCGTGTGGTCGAAAATCAACAAGCAGTACATCGAGCGGCTAATTGCTGATGGGCTGATGCATCCGGCAGGGCTGCGAGCCATAGAAGTAGCAAAGCAAAACGGCAGCTGGACGGCCATCGACTCGGCCGAGAACCTCGAAGTGCCAACCGATCTGGCCGAGGCGCTGGCAGCCAATCAAGCGGCTCGTCGCAATTTCGACACTTTCAGCCCCAGCAACCGCAAACAACTGCTGCAATGGCTGCTCAGTGCCAAACGCCCCGAAACGCGGGCGCGCCGCGTGGCGGAAGCCGTACAGATGGCTGCTGCCAACCAAACGCTGGTGCAAGCCCAGGCGCAGCGGCGGCTATAGCCTGCTCAAAAACACCGCGGCACCGCAACAGGAGCGTTGCGGTGCCGCGGCTAAAGGAGAAGTTACCGTTGGGCTAGATGATCTTCTTGCCCGACATGGCCTGCTTGATGCTGATTTGCATTACGCGTTCGGCGAAGGGGCGGGTAAGCTCTTCCAGGTCGTCAACGGCGCGGTAAATGGCGTCTTTGTCGCCCGAACCAAGTACGCTGCGCAAAGCATCGGCTTTCTGGCGCGTCTGGCTGATTTCCTCCTCGGTGAGGTGCTGGCCGTTGTTGTGCACAAACCGATCGACCTGATACAGCATTTGCTCGGCGGCGGTGCGGGCTTCGATAACCATGCGCGCGGCTACGTCGTCCTTGGCGTGCATCAGCGAGTCCATAAGCATTTGCTCTACTTGGTCGTCGGTGAGACCGTACTGGGGCTTTACCTCGATGCTTTGCTGGATGCCGGAACGCAGCTCGATGGCCTCCACTTTCAGAATGCCGTCGGCGTTCAGGATAAAATTTACGTCGATTTTGGGCAAGCCGGCGGGCATCGCCGGAATGCCGCGCAGGTCGAACTCGGCCAGCTTGCGGTTTTCGCGCACCAAATCACGCTCGCCCTGAAACACCGAAATCTTCATGTTCACCTGCCCGTCGACGGAGGTGGTGTACTGGCGGCCGGCTTTCGTTGGGATTTTGGAATTGCGCGGAATGATGGGGTCCATCAGCCCGCCCATGGTTTCGATACCTAGGGTGAGCGGAGTTACATCGAGCAGCAGAATATCGCGGCGGTTGCCAGCCAAGATGTCGGCCTGAATGGCGGCACCTAGGGCTACTACCTCGTCGGGGTTGAGCGAGCTGTTGGCTTGCTGCCCGAAGAACTCCGACACGCTGTCGAACACCAGCGGAACGCGCGTAGAGCCGCCCACCAGCAACACGGCATCGAGCTTATCGGCCGTGAGTTTGGCATCGGCCAGGGCCTGGCGGCACGAGTCGATGGTGCGCGCCACCAGCGGCTGAATAAGTTGGTTGAACTCAGCGCGGGTAAGCGTCAGGTTTACCTCGCTGTTGAGGGCGGCGCCGAACACTTCTTCCTGGCTGAGGTGGCGCTTGGCTTGCTCGGCCATTAAGCGCAAGCGCTGTTTCAGCAGCGAATCTTGTTGCACGGCGCTCTGCAGCTCGTGGCGGTGCACCCAATGGTTTACCACCACGCGGTCGAAATCGTCGCCGCCTAGGTACGTGTCGCCGTTGGTGCTCAGCACTTCAAAAATGCCTTGGTGCAGGCTCAGGATGCTGATGTCGAAAGTGCCGCCGCCTAGGTCGTACACGGCCACGGTTTTCTCTTCCTCGGGCGAGAGACCAATGCCGTAGGCCAAGGCCGCCGCCGTGGGCTCGTTTACGATGCGCAGCACCTCCAGCCCGGCCAGGCGGCCTGCATCGCGCGTGGCTTGGCGCTGCGAGTCGTTGAAGTAAGCCGGTACGGTAATTACCGCCTTGTTAACGGGCGTTTTGAGCGAGTGCTCGGCGCGGGCACGCAGCTCTTTCAGGATTTCGGCCGATAGCTCGATGGGGGAGTAGAAGCGGTCTTGCACCCGAATCTTCACTAAGCCTTCGGCATCGTCGTCAATAACCTTATAGCCCAGCTCGCCGGCGTGGTTGCCTAGGTCGCGGTACGATTTGCCGAGCAGGCGCTTTACCGAGTAAATCGTGCGTTCGGGGTCGGTTTCGAGGTATCCTTTGGCGTCGTTGCCGACGATGGGCGCCGAGCCATCGGCCGGAAAATGCACCACCGACGGCACAATGGCACCGCGACCCATATCGTTGATGGCAATGGGTTGCCGCGACTCGGGGTGGATGTACGCAACGAGGCTATTGGTGGTACCTAGGTCGATGCCGACGATAATCTCCTCCTGCTGGAGGGCGCCGGTCGTTAGGTTGATGGAAACTTTGGCCATAGGAGTGCTCAAGAACGCAGCTCAGCTAAAGGAGCTGAAGCGCCGGGGGCGCAAAAGTACAACGGAAAAGCCCGCGGGGCAGGGCCGCACGGCTCCGCGCGTTTGCAAAGGCTAACGGGGCACAACAAGGCAACATGGGCCGTGGTTGCAGCTAGGCCCTAGGTGCCTGGATTGTTACGGCGCCTGGGCACCTAGGGCTATGGCCGGGCTACGGCAGCAAGCAGAAACGGTACTGGCACTACGTGCAACAGGGCAACAAAAAGCCCCAACCGTGCCGGTTGGGGCTTTTTTATTAATGAAGCTGAACGCAGTTACTTCACCACCAGCTTACGCGTCAGGTTCAGCTCGGGCACCGTAATGGTGTACAAGCCGCCGGGCAGCTGCTTGGCGGGCAGCACACGGGTAGTGTTGGAGCCGGGGTACAATTTCTGGGTTTGCTGGTGCACGAGGCGGCCGGTTACGTCGAGCACGCGCAGGTTCACGTCTTGCTCGGTGCCGGTGGTCATCGTCACCTCAATGTGGTCGGCGGCAGCCGGGTTGGGGTAAATCTCCAGGTTGTTGGCCAGGGCCGGAGCGGCTTCGGGGGCGCCTGCCGTGCCGCGGGCCGCCGTAGCCGTGTTAATGGTGGCCGGCGCCGTGTACGTTACCTTGATGAACGCCTTCTGAGCGGGGTTGGTAGTAGCGTTCTGGCGGGCCCGGATGGTTAGCCAACCATCGGCCGTGGGCGTGTAGGTGCCGGTGAGCGTACCGGTGCCCGAGCGGCTGCTTACCAGCGTACCGGCCGAGTTGTAAATGCCCGCTACCAGCGAGTAGGCTCCGTTGGCAGGGTACAGCGTGTACGTCACGGTTTTGTTGGCGCCTACGTAAATGCGGCCGGCTGTGCGCCATGCCGTAGAGCCAGCGGGCAGTTGACCGCCTTGGCCCAGCGAGCGGCTGTCACGGTCGCCTAGGTCGTCGGCCAGTTCCCACTCGTGGGTGGTAGCCAGAGCAGGGCGCGAGTAACCGGTGGTAGCGTTTACCGGGGCCCACACCGAGTAGCCGCGGCGGCCACCTGCCGCCGTGCCGTTGCAAGGCGGCGTATTGATAGCAACGGTTTGCGAAGCACTTACCGTAACGGTGGCCGTGCCGTTGGCGCCCGAGTAATCCTTCAGCACCGTGCCGGGGGCAAAATCGCACGATACTGTGTTGTTCTGCCAGGCCGAGAAGTTGTCGTTGATGCCGATGATGGCTTTGGTGCTGCGCTCAATCACCAAGTGGTCTTGCGCCTGCCAACGCACCTTGTATGCCCCATCCTTGAAGCGCAGGTTCTGGTGGCACCAAATCAGATTTTCGAGGTCGGAGCGGGTGGGCAGGTCGGTGGTGCTGGTGGGGCGGTGCGAGTAGCGCTTGCCCGTGCCGCCCACGTTAAACAGGTCCTCGAAGAAAATTTGGGGCGAACCGTCGAGGGCCAAAGCTGCGGCGTACGTGGCCGACAAGCGCGGGTCGAACGGATCGATGTGCGGGGCCAGCTCCGAGCCGGTGTTCCAACCCGTGTAATTACCCGTCGAGCCTACTTGTGGCCGGAAGGTGTCGTGGTTGTTTACGAAGGGCACGGTGCGGTGCACGTACTTGCCGCCTTGGTACACCACGCGGCGGCCCTGCTGGTAGCCCGGCAGCGAGCCAATGTTAAAGTTGCCGCCGCCGCTCACAATGCTGTAGAGGCCATCGCGCAGCGAGAAATCGAAGGTGCCGGCGCGGTCTTGCACATCGGTGCACCATTGGTCGAGCTGTGCCGAGCCGCCTACCCATTCGCCCACGGCAAACATGGTAGCCCCGCCGTTGGCCCACCCGGCGTTGGCTTGCAGGTTGTACAGGAAGTCTTCGGTAGCGAAAGCCGGGAAATGCTTCACGGCATCCAGGCGCACGCCATCAAAGCCCACCTGCTTCTTGTACCAAATCATCCAGTTGCGCGCCTGGGTGCGCATGTAATCGGCGCTTTGGGCGGGGTTGAAGGTGGCGTTGGAGCTTTGCCCGTACGAACCGTTGTAAAAGCTCACATCGGGCCCAAAGTACACGGCGTTCAGGTCGCCGGAAGTCGAGTTGTTGCCGGGGTTGGGGTTGAAGTTCTGCCAGTTTTTGGGCCAACGGCCCGAGCGCGCCAAGTAGTTGGCCGCGTCCTCGCTCGTGGCCGGCGAGTTGTACGAAACGTAACGGAAGTTTTTGTACTTACTGGTGGTGTAGTCTTCCCAAGCGGCAGGGTCTTGGCCGCCGGCGCCCGTGCTCGAGCCGGCTCCGTCAACGTGGTTCAGCACCACATCCTGCACTACCTCAATGCCGTTGGCGTGCAACACGGCTACCATGCGCAGGAGTTCGTCTTTGGTGCCCATGCGCGTGGCCACAAAACCCTTCTGGTACTTGTCGCCTAGGTCGTAGTGGTCGAAGGGGGAGTAACCGTTGCCCTGGTTGCCGTTCTTGATAGTAGGCGGAATCCAGACGGCGTCCACGCCCATGGCTTTCAGGCGCGGGGCTAGCTCGGCCAGGTAGTTGGCCCAGCCGTTGGGGTAGTTAGAATTCCAGTAGTCCCACCAGAAGCCTTGCAGGACAACTTTTTGAGCTTGTGCTGGTTGGCCCGCCAACAGGGCAAAGCCAACCGTAAGCAGCGCCCCCAAGCGGGAGGCCGCGCGCCACACTTTCAGCATGTGAGTAGAGGTGTTTTGGGAATGGAGAATGATTAAATAGAACTGGACAAAACGAGGTTTTGCGGGGCGAAAGTTGCGTAATACTTTTAGATTAAGCAAACGATTGCGGCCGGTTTAAGAAACCGTTTGCGGAACCTGCGAGCATAGTGCTTTGGAATTATTACCGCCGCCGCCCTGTTTAAAATTCGTCGCAGCCTACTTCAAACCGGCTGCGTATAATCAGTACTAGTAAAGCCCAAGCCAGCTCCGCCGCAGCATCTATTCTTATGGAAAAGCAAAGTGTCGTACACCGTTTGCGTTTGAAGGTAAAGGCCCGCCGCGCTGTGCGCCGTGCCTTGCCCTTTGTGGCTTCGCTGTTTTTGGCCACTCCGCTGGCTGCGCCGGTTACCACCACGGCCGCGCGCACCCAGAGCACGTCGGCTACGGCGCCCGTGAAGCGCGCCTTGGCCAAGGTGATGTTTGCGCAGGGCACGCGCCAGGTGTACAACGAGTTAAAGCTTAGCGAAAAAGGTTTGAGCTTCGACGTGTTCGAGAAAGCCTACACGGGCTACATGAACCTGCGCATCCAAGGCAAGCTGAACGACCAGCGGCAACTGCTCACGGTAGTCGACTTCAACCTGCCTTCCACCGAAAAGCGCTTATGGGTGCTCGACTTGGAGCAGAAAACGGTGCTGTTCAACACGCTGGTGGCCCACGGGCACAACTCCGGCGAAAACATGGCTACCAACTTCTCGAACCAAAACGAGTCGAACATGAGTAGCCTGGGCTTTTACGTTACCGACACCGAGTACTACGGCAAGCACGGTCGTTCGCTTAAGCTCGACGGCGTTGATCAAGGCTACAACGACAACGCCCGCGACCGGGCCGTGGTAATGCACGGAGCCGATTACGTGAGCGAAGATTTTATCCGGCAGTTTGGTCGCCTGGGCCGCAGCCTTGGCTGCCCGGCTTTGCCCATGGACCAATATGCCCAAATTATCGACGCGGTAGGCGGGGGCACGTGCTTGTTCCTGAACGGCAACTCGCCCGATTACCAATCGCAGTACCTCAACACCGACTTGGCCGCCAGCGCATTTGCAGCCGCCGACCTAGGCGAGTCCGTATAAATGGCTAGTTGGGTTGGCACTGGCCTGCCCAATTACGTGGAGGATTGGAGGGGAAAGAAAAGGCGCATGCGGCAACTGCCGCATGCGCCTTTTCGATTTTTGGCCCAGGGGATGCTTATAGCTTCACCCCAAACTTTTCGCCCAAGCCGGTGAGGTCGTCGACCACTTTTTGCAGCAGCGGAATACCCTCGGTTAGGCGTCGCTCCGTCATGCGGCGCTCCGGGTCGCCGGGGATGAGCACTTGCTGATTGGGCACTGCTTTGGCTCCGCGGAACGTTTCGATCCAGTTATCCATGTGCACCTTAAACTCGGCGGCCGGGCGGAAAGCATCTACGCGCATAACCCCGAAGAAATGCCCGATGCCTTGGCCCACCGGGTCGGCGGGCGGCTGCAGAAACGCTACAAAGGGCGGCACCCACGGCCCGTAATTGGCTCCGGATAGCACCGCCGACAGGATATCAACCGTGGCACCTAGGCCGTAGCCTTTGTGCGAGCCGGTTTCGCCGCCCAGCGGAATGAGCGCGCCGCCATTGCGGGTTTCGGTAGGGTTGGTGCTGGCGTTGCCGTCGCGGTCTTGTATCCAACCGGCT includes the following:
- a CDS encoding DNA-directed RNA polymerase subunit alpha, whose product is MSILAFQMPEKVVMEKSDDFYGTFEFKPLEKGYGVTIGNALRRILLSSLEGYAITSVRTSNVLHEFQTIEGVIEDMSEIILNLKQVRFKKINDVIEDKITVRISGQESFTAGDINKFTNGFQVLNPDLVICNIDPSTSLEFEFTVQKGRGYVPAEENKPADQVFGQIAIDAIFTPIKNVKYSIENTRVEQKTDYEKLLLEIHTDGSIHPEDALKGAANILIQHFMLFSDNTMTFETAKAEEETSVDEETLHMRKVLKTPLQDMDLSVRAYNCLKAADIKTLGDLVQLDLADMMKFRNFGKKSLTELENLVEEKGLHFGMDVSRFRLDEE
- the rplQ gene encoding 50S ribosomal protein L17, with amino-acid sequence MRHGKKDNHLGRTTAHRGAMLSNMASSLILHKRITTTTAKAKELRKYVEPLLTRSKEDTTHSRRMVFAELQNKESVKELFGEVAGKIANRPGGYTRIIKLSAGRAGDNADMCIIELVDYNETLLEAKNAGAAKTTTRRSRRGGKKAEGAAAPAATTEAAPATEAPAADAASTEEAAS
- the eno gene encoding phosphopyruvate hydratase; translation: MSIIAAINARQIFDSRGNPTVEVDVTTDNGVVGRAAVPSGASTGKHEAVELRDDDKSKYMGKGVLKAVENVNSKIAEELVGFSVYEQSLLDKIMLELDGTPNKANLGANAILGVSLAIARAAAQEAGMPLYRYVGGVNASTLPVPMMNILNGGSHADNSIDFQEFMVMPVGAESFTEALRWGSEIFHNLKSVLKKQGLSTNVGDEGGFAPNIKSNEAAIEVVLQAIEAAGYKPGDDVMIALDAAASEFYSDGHYHFKKSTGDKLTSSEMATYWADWTRRYPIISIEDGLDEDDWAGWKQLTDEVGNNVQLVGDDLFVTNVKRIQEGIEKGVANAILIKVNQIGSLTETIDAINLGRRHQYKSIMSHRSGETEDNTIADLAVALNTGQIKTGSMSRSDRMAKYNQLLRIEQELGEVAYYPGRNM
- a CDS encoding FtsB family cell division protein, translated to MALPEVFDRVPRFLRSFYFLTGMTFLVWMTLFDANDLLKQYEMYDKWRELQVQKEYYTGKIAEVKKDRAELLSSPEMLEKFAREKYVMKRPGEDVFVLVPQEED
- a CDS encoding anhydro-N-acetylmuramic acid kinase; protein product: MNPHLTRLCQIAQQPSRRIIGLMSGTSLDGLDVALCRLEGSGPATRLTLEQFATVPYPDDVRTRIRRVFARAEVQLEELTLLNAWLGTLHGQLVLECLHSWGISPTEVDAVASHGQTVYHAPEHQHQRPEYPHNATLQLADGDHVAVRTGIITLSDFRQKHVAAGGEGAPLAVYGDYLLFSSSSEDRLLLNLGGIANFTYLPASLDAAAVFSTDVGPGNTLLDAFVRELFPEHSYDPDGQFAAAGTSNAALLQALLDHPFFAAELPKTTGPELFNPAYVRAAQQRSGTSTLSPTDLLATLNELSAEGIARAAKQAFGPEPAAAVYASGGGMHNPTLMAAIRQRLPRCHFADTQHLGVAPDAKEAVLFAVLANEALAGSGVAMGSGRQRVPAVHMGKISLPG
- a CDS encoding YdeI/OmpD-associated family protein, yielding MAKADLATLGEVYAANRQEWRQWLTQNHAAAAGVWLVYYKKASGRPSISWAEAVEEALCFGWIDSKANTIDEHRYKQVFTPRKPRSVWSKINKQYIERLIADGLMHPAGLRAIEVAKQNGSWTAIDSAENLEVPTDLAEALAANQAARRNFDTFSPSNRKQLLQWLLSAKRPETRARRVAEAVQMAAANQTLVQAQAQRRL
- the dnaK gene encoding molecular chaperone DnaK, whose amino-acid sequence is MAKVSINLTTGALQQEEIIVGIDLGTTNSLVAYIHPESRQPIAINDMGRGAIVPSVVHFPADGSAPIVGNDAKGYLETDPERTIYSVKRLLGKSYRDLGNHAGELGYKVIDDDAEGLVKIRVQDRFYSPIELSAEILKELRARAEHSLKTPVNKAVITVPAYFNDSQRQATRDAGRLAGLEVLRIVNEPTAAALAYGIGLSPEEEKTVAVYDLGGGTFDISILSLHQGIFEVLSTNGDTYLGGDDFDRVVVNHWVHRHELQSAVQQDSLLKQRLRLMAEQAKRHLSQEEVFGAALNSEVNLTLTRAEFNQLIQPLVARTIDSCRQALADAKLTADKLDAVLLVGGSTRVPLVFDSVSEFFGQQANSSLNPDEVVALGAAIQADILAGNRRDILLLDVTPLTLGIETMGGLMDPIIPRNSKIPTKAGRQYTTSVDGQVNMKISVFQGERDLVRENRKLAEFDLRGIPAMPAGLPKIDVNFILNADGILKVEAIELRSGIQQSIEVKPQYGLTDDQVEQMLMDSLMHAKDDVAARMVIEARTAAEQMLYQVDRFVHNNGQHLTEEEISQTRQKADALRSVLGSGDKDAIYRAVDDLEELTRPFAERVMQISIKQAMSGKKII
- a CDS encoding alpha-amylase family glycosyl hydrolase, whose amino-acid sequence is MLKVWRAASRLGALLTVGFALLAGQPAQAQKVVLQGFWWDYWNSNYPNGWANYLAELAPRLKAMGVDAVWIPPTIKNGNQGNGYSPFDHYDLGDKYQKGFVATRMGTKDELLRMVAVLHANGIEVVQDVVLNHVDGAGSSTGAGGQDPAAWEDYTTSKYKNFRYVSYNSPATSEDAANYLARSGRWPKNWQNFNPNPGNNSTSGDLNAVYFGPDVSFYNGSYGQSSNATFNPAQSADYMRTQARNWMIWYKKQVGFDGVRLDAVKHFPAFATEDFLYNLQANAGWANGGATMFAVGEWVGGSAQLDQWCTDVQDRAGTFDFSLRDGLYSIVSGGGNFNIGSLPGYQQGRRVVYQGGKYVHRTVPFVNNHDTFRPQVGSTGNYTGWNTGSELAPHIDPFDPRLSATYAAALALDGSPQIFFEDLFNVGGTGKRYSHRPTSTTDLPTRSDLENLIWCHQNLRFKDGAYKVRWQAQDHLVIERSTKAIIGINDNFSAWQNNTVSCDFAPGTVLKDYSGANGTATVTVSASQTVAINTPPCNGTAAGGRRGYSVWAPVNATTGYSRPALATTHEWELADDLGDRDSRSLGQGGQLPAGSTAWRTAGRIYVGANKTVTYTLYPANGAYSLVAGIYNSAGTLVSSRSGTGTLTGTYTPTADGWLTIRARQNATTNPAQKAFIKVTYTAPATINTATAARGTAGAPEAAPALANNLEIYPNPAAADHIEVTMTTGTEQDVNLRVLDVTGRLVHQQTQKLYPGSNTTRVLPAKQLPGGLYTITVPELNLTRKLVVK